One stretch of Rosistilla oblonga DNA includes these proteins:
- a CDS encoding metallophosphoesterase family protein, whose protein sequence is MTGESFRFIHASDFHLERPLGDLDEVPQHLREAMAGAAWKAAATVFETAVLENVDFVLLSGDLFHPITAGPRGMAMLVEQFEQLHQQNIQVFWTTGQVDDLAKLGDGLALPPNVTVFPRDRSEQAYVRRAGDTIAVVVGRSNDGRSGLHVPSFRHDPVEEFTIALGYGTSDATALAEGRFDYWALGGEHQRRTLDGAAGVGASYCGSPQGRSLSETGAHGFHLVDIDADGSSRVHFIESDSFRYVNVELGGADLGTASDLRSLLSQRIARLQHEHGDRHLLVGWEIHLGADSPMGAGDPTELLSWLRREFGHGSPAAWSVKLDVIAPPQFPQSWLEEDTILGDFLRAAGTHRKTGGRDLQLASLTEEHPGLAPAMEAALVEADPASRAATLDHATLLGVELLRGGKPRLAMVGDGKEYR, encoded by the coding sequence ATGACTGGCGAATCCTTTCGATTTATACATGCCAGCGACTTTCATCTGGAACGTCCTTTGGGCGACCTAGACGAAGTCCCGCAGCACTTGCGCGAAGCGATGGCGGGAGCGGCATGGAAGGCGGCAGCGACGGTCTTCGAAACCGCGGTTCTCGAAAACGTCGACTTTGTGTTGCTCTCGGGCGATCTGTTCCATCCGATCACCGCCGGGCCACGTGGGATGGCGATGCTGGTCGAACAGTTTGAACAGCTGCATCAACAGAACATTCAGGTCTTTTGGACGACAGGGCAAGTCGACGATCTCGCTAAGCTAGGCGATGGACTCGCGTTGCCTCCCAACGTGACTGTCTTCCCAAGAGACCGATCCGAACAAGCCTACGTCCGTCGCGCCGGCGATACGATCGCCGTTGTCGTCGGTCGCAGCAACGATGGGCGCAGCGGTCTGCACGTCCCTAGTTTCCGGCACGATCCCGTCGAAGAGTTCACGATCGCGTTGGGCTACGGCACCAGCGACGCAACCGCATTGGCGGAAGGCCGCTTCGATTATTGGGCACTCGGTGGCGAACATCAACGCCGCACCTTGGACGGTGCCGCGGGCGTCGGTGCAAGCTATTGTGGTTCGCCACAAGGGCGCAGCCTCAGCGAAACCGGAGCCCACGGGTTCCACTTGGTCGACATCGACGCCGATGGCAGCAGCCGCGTTCACTTCATCGAATCGGACAGCTTCCGTTACGTCAACGTCGAACTTGGCGGAGCCGACTTGGGCACCGCAAGCGATTTGCGCAGCCTGCTGTCGCAGCGAATCGCTCGCTTGCAACACGAACATGGCGACCGGCATCTGCTGGTCGGCTGGGAAATCCACTTGGGAGCCGATTCGCCGATGGGCGCTGGCGACCCGACAGAACTGCTGTCGTGGTTGCGTCGCGAATTCGGACACGGCAGCCCGGCAGCTTGGTCGGTGAAACTGGATGTGATTGCACCACCTCAGTTTCCCCAATCGTGGCTCGAAGAGGATACGATCTTAGGTGACTTTCTGCGTGCTGCGGGAACACACCGTAAAACAGGCGGGCGCGACCTACAATTGGCGTCATTGACCGAAGAACATCCGGGATTGGCACCCGCCATGGAAGCCGCGTTGGTCGAGGCAGATCCTGCCAGCCGCGCAGCGACTTTGGACCACGCAACGCTGTTGGGGGTGGAATTGCTGCGCGGCGGCAAACCACGGCTCGCGATGGTTGGTGACGGCAAAGAGTATCGATAG
- a CDS encoding ATP-binding protein: MKVKDLQIDGFGVWTGLSVDSLPDGMTLFYGPNEAGKTTLMQFLRAMLYGFTSERRERYLPPVYGGSPGGALRVTGPGGGYELRRRAQLTDADGNGSLTVTGTDGLAQGEHRLKMLLGQIDEPIFKNVFAIGLRELQELGTLDDTSAADELYKLSSGLDRVSLVDVTRQLRDARSRVLGSESSNRSGQQLADLISRRDRLREEVDQLTRRGRRWAELATQRRTQIQEIEHLRSKLGQWEHDARVTEVGSTARETWVKRQELRDQIERTERGLDLPEDAPMQLVHIEAQVEERKAKLEEVKRQRRELRDKAAALPLSQRLLALQSRIEAASQQATWIEALRDQIAKLDKQVEKAEQQLDADAHRLGLTDEERKSLIEGSKSEMPDLSRATLATLGGPARTVKEFLFQAKQARDESLKDRQEIQVQEKQLREKIGHLQSDDLHESIKLQGAVIARFRKAIQTEEHLDKLRRHYKELENEAINLTTAEALPVDRSIFMAAPFLFGGVGLIYGLVKTTGIWNVAERDPTFGMFSMLIGMACLAMWYMGRQLFDRGTSSDLHDTERQIEVVRKQIRETEREHEETQKDLPAGSGPLESRLREALAELQAQEDALPLYHANQALVQRYKAARKRAEEAVEGLKRARADWKRTLLKLGLSESLSPKSIREMSDGYETLQASRRRVDELRDEKAERKRELAALGKRVESLYREALGEEEPENALASATQQDFKDPIQAVKDFINDEDEAEDYRPSRRGNDSRRQSDSGRSSEPRVSRRIPSDPLEQLNQMIQELERQQHWIKKRRELKEHDAQFRKASASHARAIERYEQNRRSLWAQCGVATQEQFYALVDRKTSLLEMRQNLEATQTKLDSLIGTKIDSGEVIRLLEETKAEDLDRRWESLNQKIEQTKERIGGLQTRQGELTAEMKQLTEDRRLTEAQLELGCIELQIRKCIEQWQTLGMTSKLLDEVCATFEKERQPETLREASSFLKQLTDGKYLRIWTPLGTNRLNVDNRDGKALPIEVLSRGTREAVFIALRLALAAAYARRGVMLPLVLDDVLVNFDRRRAVHAVRTLQHFAELGHQVMMFTCHEHIVEIFHEVAAEVRLLPPQGTPGVATVLLPEPPEEIVEEVVEEVVEETPEEEPVAEVAEVVEETVEEETWEEPEVEEVAEEEPVEEEIVEEVIEEIISETPEPEPEPEPEIIDEIEEEVEEFYEEPEPVIVTKVERHRRRPTPVIEDDLEPVDLNWVWFDTDPLPQDDDESDEEHSGPRNAWEHEDAWWAGKPAGVGQADDEDLR; this comes from the coding sequence GTGAAGGTAAAAGATTTACAAATAGATGGTTTTGGCGTCTGGACGGGTTTAAGCGTCGACAGTCTGCCCGATGGCATGACGTTGTTCTACGGTCCCAACGAGGCTGGCAAGACAACGCTGATGCAGTTTCTGCGCGCGATGCTGTACGGCTTTACCAGCGAACGCCGCGAGCGTTACCTGCCACCGGTCTATGGTGGTTCGCCGGGTGGGGCGCTGCGCGTCACCGGTCCCGGCGGCGGTTACGAATTGCGGCGTCGCGCCCAATTGACCGATGCCGATGGCAACGGCAGCTTGACCGTCACCGGAACCGACGGGCTGGCCCAGGGAGAGCATCGTTTGAAGATGCTGCTGGGACAGATCGACGAACCGATCTTCAAAAACGTCTTTGCGATCGGGCTCCGCGAATTGCAGGAACTCGGCACGCTCGACGACACCTCCGCGGCCGACGAACTCTATAAACTGTCCAGCGGTCTGGACCGCGTTTCGTTGGTCGACGTCACGCGACAATTGCGCGATGCCCGCTCGCGAGTCCTCGGTAGCGAATCGTCCAATCGCAGCGGCCAGCAGCTGGCCGATCTGATCAGCCGTCGCGATCGACTTCGCGAAGAGGTCGATCAACTCACCCGCCGCGGTCGACGCTGGGCGGAACTCGCTACCCAACGACGCACGCAGATCCAAGAGATCGAACATCTGCGGAGCAAGCTGGGACAATGGGAACACGACGCTCGGGTTACCGAAGTCGGTTCGACAGCGCGGGAGACATGGGTCAAACGGCAGGAGCTGCGAGATCAGATCGAACGGACCGAACGCGGCCTCGATCTCCCCGAAGACGCTCCGATGCAATTGGTGCATATCGAAGCCCAGGTCGAAGAGCGAAAAGCGAAGTTGGAAGAGGTGAAACGCCAGCGTCGCGAGCTGCGCGACAAAGCCGCCGCGCTGCCGCTGAGCCAACGCTTGTTGGCCCTTCAATCGCGGATCGAAGCTGCATCGCAGCAAGCGACCTGGATCGAAGCCCTCCGCGACCAGATCGCCAAGCTCGACAAGCAGGTTGAAAAGGCGGAGCAACAACTCGATGCCGACGCGCACCGTTTGGGGCTGACCGACGAAGAACGCAAATCGTTGATCGAAGGCTCCAAATCGGAGATGCCCGATCTATCGCGAGCCACGTTGGCGACGCTGGGCGGCCCGGCGCGAACCGTCAAAGAATTCCTGTTCCAAGCCAAACAAGCTCGCGACGAGAGCTTGAAGGATCGCCAAGAGATCCAGGTCCAGGAGAAACAGCTGCGCGAGAAAATCGGCCACCTGCAGAGCGACGATCTGCACGAATCGATCAAACTGCAAGGCGCCGTGATCGCGCGGTTCCGCAAAGCGATCCAGACCGAGGAACACCTCGACAAGCTGCGTCGACACTACAAGGAACTCGAAAACGAAGCGATCAACCTAACCACCGCCGAAGCGCTTCCGGTCGATCGATCGATCTTCATGGCGGCACCGTTCCTGTTTGGTGGCGTCGGATTGATCTACGGCCTGGTTAAGACAACAGGCATCTGGAACGTCGCCGAACGCGACCCAACCTTCGGCATGTTCTCGATGCTGATCGGCATGGCCTGCTTGGCGATGTGGTACATGGGCCGGCAACTGTTCGACCGCGGTACCAGCAGCGACCTGCACGACACCGAACGTCAGATCGAAGTCGTTCGCAAACAGATCCGCGAAACCGAACGCGAGCACGAAGAGACTCAAAAGGATCTGCCCGCCGGATCCGGTCCGCTGGAATCGCGATTGCGTGAAGCGCTCGCGGAACTGCAAGCTCAAGAGGATGCACTGCCACTGTATCACGCCAACCAAGCGTTGGTGCAACGCTACAAGGCTGCCCGTAAGCGTGCCGAAGAAGCTGTCGAAGGACTGAAGCGAGCTCGTGCCGATTGGAAGCGCACGCTGTTGAAACTGGGGCTGTCCGAATCGCTCTCGCCAAAGAGCATTCGCGAGATGAGCGACGGTTACGAAACGCTGCAAGCTTCGCGTCGTCGCGTCGACGAATTGCGAGACGAGAAGGCGGAGCGGAAGCGAGAACTCGCGGCGCTCGGCAAACGCGTCGAATCGCTTTATCGCGAAGCGTTGGGCGAGGAAGAGCCTGAAAATGCGCTGGCCTCTGCGACGCAGCAGGACTTCAAAGATCCGATCCAAGCCGTCAAAGACTTCATCAACGATGAAGACGAGGCTGAAGATTACCGCCCCTCGCGGCGTGGCAACGATTCGCGTCGCCAATCCGATTCGGGACGATCCAGCGAACCGCGGGTCTCGCGACGCATTCCTAGCGATCCGTTGGAGCAATTGAATCAGATGATTCAAGAACTCGAACGCCAACAGCACTGGATCAAGAAGCGCCGCGAGCTCAAAGAGCACGACGCACAGTTCCGCAAGGCGAGCGCCAGCCACGCCCGAGCGATCGAACGCTACGAACAGAACCGTCGCTCGCTGTGGGCCCAATGTGGTGTCGCAACGCAGGAACAGTTCTACGCGTTGGTCGATCGCAAGACTTCGCTGCTGGAAATGCGGCAGAACTTGGAAGCGACGCAGACCAAGCTCGATTCGTTGATCGGCACCAAGATCGATTCCGGCGAAGTGATTCGTTTGCTGGAAGAGACCAAGGCGGAAGATCTCGATCGACGCTGGGAATCGTTGAACCAGAAGATCGAACAGACGAAGGAACGAATCGGCGGATTGCAAACTCGGCAGGGCGAATTGACCGCCGAGATGAAGCAATTGACCGAAGACCGCCGTCTGACCGAAGCCCAACTGGAACTCGGTTGCATCGAGCTGCAAATCCGCAAGTGCATCGAACAATGGCAAACGCTTGGCATGACCAGCAAGCTGTTGGACGAAGTCTGTGCAACGTTTGAAAAGGAACGCCAACCAGAAACGCTCCGCGAGGCGTCGTCGTTCCTCAAGCAGCTGACCGATGGTAAATACCTACGGATCTGGACTCCGCTTGGCACCAATCGCTTGAACGTCGACAATCGCGACGGCAAAGCGTTGCCGATCGAAGTTCTCAGCCGCGGTACTCGCGAAGCTGTCTTCATCGCGCTGCGATTGGCTCTAGCCGCCGCCTACGCTCGCCGTGGCGTGATGCTGCCGCTGGTCCTGGACGACGTGCTGGTGAACTTCGACCGTCGCCGCGCCGTGCACGCAGTCCGCACCCTGCAGCACTTCGCCGAACTCGGTCACCAAGTGATGATGTTCACCTGCCACGAACACATCGTCGAGATCTTCCACGAAGTTGCCGCCGAAGTGCGTCTGCTGCCGCCACAAGGTACGCCGGGAGTCGCCACAGTGCTGCTGCCCGAACCGCCAGAAGAGATCGTTGAAGAAGTGGTAGAAGAGGTCGTCGAAGAGACTCCTGAAGAGGAACCAGTCGCCGAAGTCGCTGAGGTGGTCGAAGAGACTGTCGAAGAGGAGACTTGGGAGGAACCCGAGGTCGAAGAGGTTGCCGAGGAAGAACCGGTCGAAGAGGAGATCGTGGAAGAAGTGATCGAAGAGATCATTTCGGAAACGCCCGAACCGGAGCCCGAGCCCGAGCCGGAAATCATCGACGAGATCGAGGAAGAGGTCGAAGAGTTCTACGAAGAACCCGAGCCGGTGATCGTGACCAAGGTGGAGCGTCATCGACGGCGTCCTACTCCCGTCATCGAAGACGATCTCGAACCTGTCGATCTCAATTGGGTCTGGTTCGACACCGATCCGCTTCCGCAAGACGATGACGAATCGGACGAAGAGCATTCCGGTCCACGGAACGCCTGGGAACACGAAGACGCATGGTGGGCCGGCAAACCGGCGGGCGTCGGGCAAGCCGACGACGAGGACCTGCGATAA
- a CDS encoding sialate O-acetylesterase — protein MADVRVPAIFGSNMVLQRDQANPVWGWAEPGEEVVVTIAGQTKKTKADDQGKWRVTLDPLTLGDAKTMVIEGKNRLEFTDVLIGEVWLCSGQSNMQWAVDQSNDADLEKMTANYPHIRLITVPRVGVQEPQDNFNGEWLQCTSDTVGSFSAVGYFFGRQLHQSLGVPIGLIDNAWGGSSCEAWVNRDLLEADEAYAPLMERWSNEEAKFEELSAADSDDEKQAKQLANLKSRMTGQHRPGNLYCGVLHPILGYGIRGAIWYQGESNASRAYQYRDLFPLMIQSWRDEWKQGDFPFYWVQLADFRDEVSEPGDSDWAELREAQTMTMDRLPNTGEAVIIDIGEGRDIHPRNKQDVAKRLARWALAKDYGLEIEHQSPRYKSVETEGNKMTLTFDHVGAQGLYTFDVKHPIGFTIAGEDQKFVDAQAKLVGKDKVVVWSDEVSEPVAVRYAWATNPVANVTARNGLPLTPFRTDDWKGVTADRK, from the coding sequence ATGGCTGACGTTCGCGTGCCAGCGATCTTCGGCAGCAACATGGTGTTGCAACGCGACCAAGCCAATCCCGTCTGGGGCTGGGCTGAACCGGGGGAAGAGGTCGTCGTGACGATTGCCGGTCAAACCAAAAAGACGAAGGCCGACGATCAAGGCAAATGGCGCGTGACGTTGGACCCGCTGACTTTGGGCGACGCCAAGACGATGGTCATCGAAGGCAAGAACCGACTGGAGTTCACCGATGTCCTGATCGGTGAAGTTTGGTTGTGCAGCGGCCAATCGAACATGCAGTGGGCGGTCGATCAGTCGAACGACGCCGACCTCGAGAAGATGACGGCCAATTACCCTCACATTCGACTGATCACGGTCCCACGCGTTGGCGTGCAAGAACCGCAGGACAACTTTAATGGCGAGTGGCTGCAGTGCACCTCCGATACCGTCGGGTCGTTTTCGGCGGTTGGGTATTTCTTCGGCCGTCAATTGCACCAATCGCTGGGTGTGCCGATCGGTCTGATCGACAACGCGTGGGGCGGTTCGTCGTGCGAAGCTTGGGTGAACCGCGATCTGTTGGAGGCGGACGAAGCTTACGCGCCTTTGATGGAGCGTTGGAGCAACGAAGAAGCGAAGTTTGAAGAATTGAGCGCCGCCGATTCGGACGACGAAAAACAGGCGAAGCAGTTGGCGAATCTTAAGAGTCGGATGACGGGGCAGCATCGTCCCGGCAACCTTTACTGCGGCGTGCTGCATCCGATCTTGGGATACGGGATTCGCGGTGCAATCTGGTACCAAGGCGAATCCAATGCTAGCCGCGCGTACCAATATCGCGACCTCTTTCCGTTGATGATTCAATCGTGGCGGGACGAATGGAAGCAGGGCGATTTCCCGTTCTACTGGGTTCAATTGGCCGACTTCCGCGACGAAGTCAGCGAGCCTGGCGACAGCGACTGGGCTGAATTGCGCGAAGCGCAAACGATGACGATGGACCGTTTGCCCAACACCGGCGAAGCGGTGATCATCGACATCGGCGAAGGCCGCGACATCCATCCACGCAACAAACAAGATGTTGCCAAACGGTTGGCTCGCTGGGCTTTGGCGAAGGATTACGGACTGGAGATCGAACACCAAAGTCCACGTTACAAATCGGTAGAAACCGAAGGGAACAAGATGACGCTGACGTTTGATCACGTCGGCGCCCAAGGCCTTTATACCTTCGACGTCAAGCATCCGATCGGCTTCACGATCGCCGGCGAGGATCAAAAGTTTGTCGATGCCCAAGCGAAGCTGGTTGGCAAGGACAAAGTTGTTGTCTGGAGCGATGAGGTTTCCGAACCGGTTGCCGTACGTTACGCCTGGGCCACCAACCCGGTTGCCAACGTAACAGCTCGCAACGGATTGCCACTGACTCCGTTCCGCACCGACGATTGGAAGGGTGTTACCGCCGACCGGAAATAG
- a CDS encoding DNA internalization-related competence protein ComEC/Rec2, whose protein sequence is MSSQHSPGCPARLGRETRLLNAPRQPMLMIAVAGLIGILADHRLGISSDHWPLLVAVAIAVLTIAWVCQPLRIAAILLATAGSFGFYHHQQLYQYERQTLAGFLSDAWQPIWVEAIVRSPIQRRPDVLAEQRSEHPAEAWQSLMRIEVVAVRDGASYRAASGTARVIVDGEVTGLLYGDRIRFAGHAQRIPAASNPGEVDLQQAYRARRQLVRMHVDSPAQIDVVAAGNWSLRRAIDAIGNRGQLALTANLKPEQAPLAEALVLGRREAVDRSMRDRLLETGTIHLLAVSGLHVGIVAIAASWLAIFLGGSRTTNLMFVIGVCLAYMLVTGARPPVVRAATLISIFLIGRLIGKRSDPLNALASAAVLLMLIDPLSIGQIGTHLSFLAVATIVLCSGLPDPRPQLDPLDELLQSRWAMLLALGQTAWQSIRQLISISFWIWIIGLPIVWHHFHVITPISVIANVLLWIPLTVALVSGLVTAVLGGIWLPLGDVSGEICSRSLQIIVRLVDGLANIDGAFFWLPSPPHWMLPVFYLAIVATAFLIPHRYKRPAVMACAALWFAVAIGLATRRADPDRMIATFIDVGHGTSVLLEFPNGENWLYDAGRLGDPAFARWPIEAVLWSEGIRHLDGLIVSHADSDHYNAIAGLAERFSIARVVGSHELFEDKQQGIAEVGRVLKAKGIPIESLAAGDLLLQQPHCRVTALHPPAKHLPGKDNANSIVLRIDCFDRTIVLPGDLEQPGTAMLLIQSRPRPGGVLMAPHHGSLSQDIFPILQWADPSVVIASGGKRAAGPRVRKILTETGARGFVTHRDGAIRVSIARDGIVVRSWRQNPWPKGG, encoded by the coding sequence ATGAGTTCGCAGCACAGCCCCGGTTGCCCAGCGCGACTGGGGCGAGAGACGCGTTTGCTCAACGCTCCACGGCAACCGATGCTGATGATCGCCGTGGCCGGCTTGATCGGGATCCTGGCCGATCATCGCTTGGGGATTTCGTCGGACCATTGGCCGCTGCTGGTCGCCGTCGCGATCGCGGTGCTAACGATTGCTTGGGTCTGCCAGCCGCTCCGCATCGCAGCGATCCTGCTGGCAACCGCAGGCAGCTTCGGCTTCTATCACCATCAACAACTGTACCAATACGAACGCCAAACGTTGGCGGGTTTCTTGAGCGACGCTTGGCAACCGATCTGGGTCGAAGCGATCGTCCGCTCCCCGATCCAACGGCGGCCCGATGTGCTCGCCGAACAGCGATCCGAACATCCGGCGGAGGCGTGGCAATCGCTGATGAGGATCGAAGTGGTGGCCGTTCGCGATGGGGCCAGCTACCGCGCCGCCAGCGGCACAGCGCGAGTGATCGTCGATGGCGAGGTGACTGGCCTGCTGTACGGCGATCGAATTCGTTTTGCAGGCCACGCCCAACGCATTCCCGCCGCGTCTAATCCGGGCGAGGTCGATTTGCAACAGGCCTATCGTGCGCGTCGCCAACTGGTTCGCATGCACGTCGATTCGCCCGCGCAAATCGACGTCGTCGCTGCAGGCAATTGGTCGCTACGCCGCGCGATCGATGCGATTGGAAATCGTGGTCAACTGGCGCTTACGGCGAACCTGAAACCGGAGCAAGCTCCGCTCGCCGAGGCGCTGGTTTTAGGTCGCCGCGAAGCTGTCGACCGATCGATGCGAGATCGTTTACTGGAAACCGGCACGATCCATCTGTTGGCTGTCAGCGGTTTGCATGTCGGCATCGTGGCGATTGCAGCCTCCTGGCTGGCGATCTTTCTGGGCGGTTCGCGAACCACGAACCTGATGTTTGTGATCGGCGTCTGTTTGGCCTACATGCTTGTCACCGGAGCGCGACCGCCAGTCGTTCGGGCGGCGACGTTGATCAGCATCTTTCTGATCGGCCGCTTGATCGGCAAACGCTCCGATCCGTTGAACGCCTTGGCCAGCGCAGCGGTCTTGCTGATGTTGATCGATCCATTGTCGATCGGCCAGATCGGAACACACCTCTCGTTTCTCGCGGTCGCGACGATCGTATTGTGCAGCGGTCTGCCGGACCCGCGGCCTCAATTGGACCCGCTGGATGAACTGTTGCAAAGCCGCTGGGCGATGCTACTGGCCCTAGGGCAAACCGCGTGGCAGAGCATCCGCCAGCTGATCTCGATAAGTTTCTGGATTTGGATCATCGGACTGCCTATCGTCTGGCACCACTTCCACGTCATCACACCGATATCGGTCATCGCCAACGTTCTGTTGTGGATCCCGTTGACAGTGGCCCTCGTCTCGGGATTGGTGACCGCGGTGCTGGGCGGAATCTGGCTCCCACTGGGTGATGTGTCGGGAGAGATCTGCAGTAGGTCGCTGCAAATCATCGTTCGCCTGGTCGACGGATTGGCGAACATCGACGGCGCGTTCTTCTGGCTCCCCTCGCCACCGCACTGGATGTTGCCAGTCTTCTATCTTGCGATCGTCGCCACAGCGTTTCTGATCCCCCATCGATATAAGAGACCTGCAGTCATGGCCTGTGCCGCTCTCTGGTTTGCTGTCGCGATAGGGCTGGCAACTCGGCGAGCCGATCCCGACCGTATGATCGCGACCTTCATCGATGTCGGGCACGGAACAAGCGTCCTACTGGAGTTTCCCAACGGCGAAAACTGGTTGTACGACGCGGGCCGGTTAGGCGATCCGGCATTCGCTCGCTGGCCGATCGAAGCTGTCCTCTGGAGCGAAGGGATTCGGCATCTCGACGGCCTGATCGTCTCGCATGCCGATTCGGACCACTACAACGCGATCGCCGGATTAGCCGAACGATTTTCGATCGCACGCGTCGTGGGATCTCACGAATTGTTCGAGGACAAACAGCAAGGGATCGCAGAAGTCGGTCGGGTCTTAAAAGCCAAAGGGATCCCGATCGAAAGCCTAGCGGCCGGAGACCTGTTGTTGCAGCAACCTCATTGCCGTGTCACGGCGCTACATCCACCAGCCAAACATCTTCCGGGAAAGGACAACGCCAACAGCATCGTGCTGCGAATCGATTGTTTCGATCGCACGATCGTGCTGCCGGGCGATTTGGAACAACCGGGGACCGCGATGTTGTTGATCCAATCGCGACCGCGACCTGGCGGCGTGCTGATGGCACCGCATCACGGCAGCCTGTCGCAGGATATCTTTCCGATCCTGCAGTGGGCCGATCCCTCGGTCGTCATCGCCAGCGGCGGCAAGCGCGCCGCGGGACCGCGGGTGCGGAAGATACTGACCGAAACGGGAGCCCGCGGATTTGTGACTCACCGCGACGGAGCGATCCGGGTTAGCATCGCCCGAGATGGAATCGTGGTCCGCTCGTGGCGGCAGAACCCTTGGCCCAAGGGCGGATAA
- a CDS encoding response regulator transcription factor, with the protein MKGSTHILIVEDEEHLGVGIKYNLEQEGYRVTLCADGPTALKLIEQMPESIDLMVLDLMLPGMSGYTVCETVRDWGLTLPILMLSARTLAEDRTRGFDVGANQYLAKPFDLDELLSRVKNLLQLSRPNRTPRKPKPEPVKEVRFATTFVNFETFEVEVDDKPARMTPKELRLLKYFVENEGRVISRQELLTEVWELPGQLQTRAVDQFIVRLRKVFEVDPSNPRHLLTIRDAGYRFVKEPADADDSEE; encoded by the coding sequence ATGAAAGGTTCCACTCATATATTGATCGTCGAAGACGAAGAACACCTGGGGGTTGGCATCAAGTACAACCTGGAACAGGAAGGTTATCGTGTGACGCTGTGCGCCGATGGGCCGACGGCGCTGAAGTTGATCGAACAGATGCCCGAATCGATCGACCTGATGGTTCTGGATCTGATGCTGCCCGGAATGAGTGGCTACACCGTTTGCGAAACCGTCCGCGACTGGGGGCTGACTCTGCCGATCTTAATGCTGTCGGCTCGCACCTTGGCCGAAGATCGCACCCGCGGTTTCGATGTCGGGGCGAATCAGTATTTGGCGAAGCCGTTTGACCTGGACGAACTGCTCAGCCGCGTGAAGAACCTGTTGCAGCTGTCGCGGCCGAATCGAACGCCGCGAAAACCGAAACCCGAGCCGGTCAAAGAGGTCCGTTTTGCGACGACGTTCGTGAACTTCGAAACCTTCGAGGTCGAAGTTGACGACAAACCGGCGCGGATGACTCCCAAAGAGCTTCGCCTGCTGAAGTACTTCGTCGAAAACGAAGGCCGCGTGATCAGCCGCCAGGAATTGTTGACCGAGGTTTGGGAGCTGCCCGGGCAACTGCAAACCCGCGCCGTCGATCAGTTTATCGTGCGGTTGAGGAAAGTGTTTGAAGTCGATCCGTCGAACCCAAGGCATCTGCTGACGATCCGCGATGCTGGGTATCGGTTTGTCAAAGAACCAGCCGACGCGGATGACAGCGAGGAGTAA
- a CDS encoding sensor histidine kinase, whose amino-acid sequence MFERRSIKWPVILGVVMILLVVTLTVGWVILTVIGGLKDPESAPIYWVSLSIGAVLLVCMLAGVIVYLTVTVKAIKLNQRQSNFIDSVTHELKSPIASLKLYLQTLSRRQVTEEQRQDFHRFMMEDVERLDNLINHLLDAARLDREAEPNPAEDCRVDQILNQCAHAVCLRYRQPLETVTVHAEPATITAPPVDLGILFRNLIDNAVKYSGSPPEVIVRLRPMSAGKLCIRITDNGPGIPKELRRRIFGRFIRVGNELERAKPGTGLGLYLVRTLVKSLRGTIRVEDRRGTTGTEFEVILPGLRIEPPENEPPEQSHVAPTALL is encoded by the coding sequence ATGTTCGAGCGTCGCAGTATTAAATGGCCTGTCATCCTGGGCGTCGTGATGATCCTGTTGGTGGTCACGTTGACCGTTGGCTGGGTGATTTTGACAGTTATCGGCGGACTAAAAGACCCTGAGAGTGCGCCGATCTATTGGGTCAGCTTGAGCATCGGGGCGGTGCTGTTGGTCTGCATGTTGGCCGGCGTGATCGTCTACCTGACGGTAACCGTCAAAGCGATCAAACTGAATCAACGGCAATCGAACTTCATTGATAGCGTGACGCACGAGCTGAAGAGCCCGATCGCGAGTTTGAAGTTGTATCTACAGACGCTCAGCCGACGGCAGGTGACCGAAGAACAGCGGCAGGACTTCCATCGTTTCATGATGGAGGATGTCGAACGTTTGGATAACCTGATCAACCATCTGCTGGATGCGGCTCGGTTGGATCGCGAAGCGGAACCGAATCCGGCTGAGGACTGTCGCGTCGATCAGATCCTGAACCAATGTGCACACGCGGTCTGTCTGCGATATCGGCAACCGTTGGAGACGGTGACGGTGCATGCCGAACCGGCGACGATCACCGCCCCGCCGGTCGATCTGGGAATTCTATTCCGGAATCTGATCGACAACGCGGTCAAATACAGCGGTTCCCCGCCGGAGGTGATCGTTCGCTTGCGGCCGATGTCCGCGGGCAAGTTGTGCATTCGGATCACCGACAACGGGCCGGGGATTCCGAAGGAGCTGCGGCGGAGAATTTTTGGCCGCTTCATTCGCGTCGGCAATGAACTGGAACGAGCCAAGCCGGGGACTGGGCTGGGACTGTATCTGGTCCGGACGTTGGTGAAGTCGCTGCGCGGCACGATCCGTGTCGAAGATCGTCGCGGGACGACGGGGACCGAATTCGAAGTGATCCTGCCGGGGCTGCGGATCGAACCTCCCGAGAACGAACCGCCGGAACAATCGCATGTCGCACCGACGGCGCTGCTGTAA